The Vitis vinifera cultivar Pinot Noir 40024 chromosome 3, ASM3070453v1 region TTTACaatattgatttataaaagCCAAAGTGTATCTaacttctcttttttctttctttttctttttctttttttatactttCTTTCTTGTATTTTTGTGGCAATCCAACCTTGCTATGTCTTTTGTTAAATTGGGTAACACACCCTGCctaattagaattttaaaattacatttgaTCTAAGAGAGCAAAAGGGAATGCCAACAACATTAAAGAATGGAAAGAGATGCGGATCACTCAAAAGCTTGAACATTATGTTAAACTTTTGACCTTTCATAAAAGCAAACCCATCTGCTATAAGGAAAAGGAATTTTAAAGTTACATTTagccttctttttcttttcattttttatcatgCTAAGCTGCTTAGATCTGTTTGGTAAGAGGGAATTTGTATTCGACACAAGTACTAATTGATTGACACataatttttgactttgaaattaaaaacattatattttggATAGAAAATTCGAAAAGGCTgtgatgaatttgaaattttggactCAATGATTTTTGAAGTTTCATTATTGGGAATTTGAAATCATGTAACTCCGAATTACAGGGCAGTGGACCATGAATCGAAGTCACTTTGGCTTTTTCCATTTTGAAGTAATGGGAAAGCAGTTTCCTATAATTTCTTGCAGTACCAGAAAAGGTCCCCTAGAAAACTAGTCCACCGTTTGAAAGGGTTTTTCTTGGGTTTTGCCCCCCAAACATTCCTATCTCTTCTACTGATTTTCCTACACTTTCTCTCCACTTTTTCTTACCTTACTTGAATTTAGATCCCACCTTTTCcactgcttttttttttttctttcaagtttttaCGACAAGCTTCCTCtgttattctttctttctttctttatttttttttttttttgttctttgaatCAAACCATTTCACATACTCTTCAAACCTCCACAAAACCCTGAAAGTTTTTGCATTTTTCAGGATCAAAACACAACGCGAATTTGACAACTTTTTCAAGCACCCATCTTTCTTACATATTCTTTTCCGTTCTTCCAAACAGAACAGAAAAAGTTTCAAGCTTGTTTCTGGGTTCGTTCACATGTCTACACCGATAGACCCACTTCAACAGCAACAGTCACCGCCTGGGGGTCTGACCCAGCAAGCTTACACAGCCCATTCCGGTCACGGGTCGGTCGGACCCGTCATCGCCGTTCTTGCAGTGATCACCATTCTCGGCGTTATCGCCGGCATGATTGGAAGGCTCTGTTCAGGTCGGAGAATCATGGGTCACGGCCAGTACGACGTCGAAGGTTGGGTCGAGAGGAAGTGCTCGTCCTGTATCGACGGCCGAGTCGACCCACCTCCGAGGCCGCCACCGGCGCCCACCAGTTACAGCCCCGGCGAGTCGGCTCCTCCAGCAGATTCATCAGAGACAGCGCAAGAGATAAAGCAGGAAGAACAGTCTCATCAACCCCCACCTGAAACTGCTCAATCTTGAAGTGTATGTCAAATGggttttatctttttttctgtaatttttttttttttttggtatatttCATGACTTAGCATAAATCCATgaattttttcctataaatatcagaattttttcttaaaattttatttttatccttcttttattattataattactaTTTAGTTTTCCTTATATTTAAGATTTAAATTTGAATATTCCTTTGTAATTTCCCTTCTTGTGATCTGCCGATGGCAGATGCAAttctataacattttttttattagagcATAGGAATCAAAGCTCGATGCCATTTAGGGTTTTAAACTCCCAAATCCGATGAATCAATTTGAAGACTTGCCCACAACCCAAATCTCAAATTCTTTCCTCCCATGATTGCCAACTTTACCTAAAACATTTAGTAGAAGATATCATTATCAATGTTAAATACACTTTACCTCATATATAAAACCCGAAAATTATTTCGGGTTTTCGGGTTCGattcattattttatactttaGTCTCATTCTTTTTATAAGTAGAGTTATTATCTTATATGCTTAAATTTTTTCTCATGGCTGATTTTTTAGTTATTGGTCTAATAATTGAGAATTGGTGAGAAATATCTTGAATTTTGTCTATGAATATTCCTAGCATTCAAAGGCCTCAGACTGTGTCTTTAGCTTTAGGTGGGCAGAGGCACTGGGCACCAACAACACATGAGATCAAAAGTGCTGATTGACAGCTCCTTGATGAATCACCACTGCACCACTACCACCACCCTAAAGCCTCCATTTTCAGTCTCCAATCCTATACAAAAGGCTTGGTGGGTGCAACTTTTggtccacttttttttttccttttttgatttatttttgaggattttttttttttttaatgagaaagaaaaaattgaggggAAATTGTGATTTGGTGGAGTGGAAAATGGGGTTTTTGTGGGAGGGTCAGATCACGTGGCTCAAGAGGCATGTAGAGGGGAAAACCACGTGATGGGAGCAGCTTTTGTCTGAGGCACTCTCCCCAGGACTGTCCCTTGTGTAGAAGGTGTACTGGGTTTTTTTGGGACTTTCTTGTTTGGAGTTCCTCTCTCCATACAGTGTCAGTAAAGCTGTTCAACTAATCCTTTTAACTTTTTCTCTAaactacaatttttttaaataaattaaaatattttttttttggatttgttTAGCTAaatgaacatatatatatatatatatatatatatatgcttttttatttttttattttttttatttttaaaatttaaaattaataagaatttttatattagataGAAGAATTCTCGTCTTATCttgaaaaagtaaaatacaaattcctattgtaaaatttttaatttttaaaatttttgaataagggtctttttttttaaaaaaaaaaaaaaggtttatattttatgtttttttttaaataaagatcattttttagtatttgtttttctttgatcgttttttaattaaataatctttatttttattcaatgagTTTGTTCAAAGAAGAGGATAAAAAAACGAGTGATTAATCAATTTAGAGTTGTTTGAGAGTATTTTTCAAAAGcacttttagaataaaaattatttttgaaaaaaaaaatatttgacaaaaattagaaaacatttttaaaattttgaaaaatgatatataatgttttatgggaaaacatatttatttgatggtgtttttaaaaaacactttttacttaaaaaatatttttaaagaaaaattaggtgTTGAACAaaacttagaaaatattttaaaatttttcaaaaattatttttagtattaatttatggaaaaaatgatTTCGTAAACACTCTGAAATAATCTCTTAAAGTTAAAATCATCATAAGTTAAAATTAAAGTCAAAGTCATAACCTTTATGTAAAAGTTTTTTAGATAcgaaagaatttattacaagaATCAAGATAAAgcttttataaaaagtaatgttttcctttatattaatttttttttaaatcataaacccatgacaaaaattattaaatatataagtttttaccgaactttaaaaaaattttgccTTATCAAAAGTCGATATGAATATATCCTAAATGTTTTATTCCATTAGCTTTCTAAAAAATCTTTTTGTGTATATGTTCATTTCTTTTGACTTTAATTATAtctgtttggatttgaattttgttatttctagtctttattccttttttttttttcacttttattcaATAATCCTGATTTAACTACATGGTTTAATCATATGAAGATGGATTTAGGTGGGCTTGATCCTAGCTCCAAGTGTATGAAGATGGGTTGGGCTTGAACTGGTTGTGGTTGTGCTGCTATTGATACTGGGCCTCCACTTTAAACTAGTATTAGCCTCTAAGCCCGCTTGAAGTTGGGCCTAGCTCATATATTTGAGGGTTTGACCAACCTAAATATATTGGGTCCtattgaaaaataatgtaatCCCATTGGGAAATTGTCACTAGAGGAAAGAGTACCTTGTCTTTCTCAATCGTGTGATAAAGTTTTAAAGATActattttaaatacattttttattttttatttttaaaagatgaaaataatagtatctttttataaaatgtatGATATATTATATGGTAAAGTACAAATTCAACCATTAACTCGACTTCAATTCAACTTGACTagtatttaatttaaattcaaccaaatttcatttttttaagtttaggttgaacttgaattttttggatttaatttaCATTGATCAAgttatatgattcaaaatccaACTCAATGTTTATTAAAAGGTTTTATATGTATATTCATGTCATGACTAAATagtaaatgagataaaaatttgaaataataataataaaaaattaaataaaaatttatatatttgtatagaAAGATGAAAAagcatatgatataattataatttgatattttttttataaatccaaaaaagaataaatataataaataataatatatatcataatataaattacaaatatttataaaaatattaatagaatTTAGATTAGATTTAGGTTATTTGAACCTTGGTTTAAGTCTAACTCGAAGTAAGTTTGGATCAAAAAACTTAACTCAAGACCAACCAAAGcactaaaaatgatatttagttTAGGTCAACTCATTCAAGATGCATTTTAAAGATGAACGTTTAAAAGTTTGTATATTTTATAAcgatattactattatttttttaaaataaaaatgaaaaattagaaaatgtatcCAAATACTACCATAATTTTTAGCATTGAGTTGTGCTTAGAAGAGCTCTAAGCTAACACCCCTACCTATTACTCTATAGAGATTTTATAAGAGCAACCCAAGCTTATAAGAACCTCCACATTATTCTTTGGTCAtgtggaaaaattatttataggcATCCATCATTAAACTTACCCCATATTTAAGAAGTACACtcatttgaattcaatttattttaagttcaaattcaaacacttctACCTATCCTAGGGCTTCAACCATTTTTCATCTGTTCATTTGCATGTATTGTTTGCCTTGAACTTTGCTATTAGCTCCTAAGTTCAAAAACCCACCTTCTTGCATGCCTTCATCAAAGGGAATTAGTTGTTTTCTTACACCTTTGCTTGTCACCTACCTCTTTATTAGGGATTTGCTTGGTTTGTGCCTACATATCTCGTCTCAATCCCCCACTAGATGTCTTACCCTTATTATGCTAGTAGCCCCTTGCTTGGAGTTCCCTTAATAATAAGGTGACACCTTTGTGCCCTCTACATGTCATGCTTAGTGTCAATCCTTGCTTAGGTTGTCCTCCAATGCCAAGTGTTCTATGTTATTAAGTCCATGAATGTCATTTAGTCCATTATTCTGTGTTTAGGCAACTCGGGTGCCAAATCCTTTCTTGGATATGCTTTTGTAATGTTATCTTGTATCTTATGCTCTCATATATGTTGCTATATGTTGGCCTAAGAAGCTTACTAGATCATTCTAAGGCATGCATGCTCATACTATGTGACCACAACCACATCCTATGTCATTTCACCCATAAACCACACTTATGACATTATACTTACGCATAAATGTTAGTAAGACTCACCATTGTCCTTTGCTAATATCCgtattattcaataaaatatctTGAACCTatgttaaattaatatatatatatcaatcaaGTTAATTTCAATTTGATGGGGATTGATTCAAAAGCAATTCAAGTTGGTTTTGAAATAGTTCATTGCATTATATTTATCAAGTCAAATATCAATACATCATTTTACCTAATGCCTACTAGGTAAGATAAAATGTCGTACTCTTAGTGTGACTAGCTCATGCTATCATTATCATCCTTGAGTGAATCATTCAATTTTAAAGAACATTTTAAGTAATTCTCAAATTGTTAAAAGGGGATATCGTTGATG contains the following coding sequences:
- the LOC104878791 gene encoding uncharacterized protein LOC104878791, with amino-acid sequence MSTPIDPLQQQQSPPGGLTQQAYTAHSGHGSVGPVIAVLAVITILGVIAGMIGRLCSGRRIMGHGQYDVEGWVERKCSSCIDGRVDPPPRPPPAPTSYSPGESAPPADSSETAQEIKQEEQSHQPPPETAQS